GCCTTTTCGGCGGAAGGTTCGTTGGCGCCGTCGCGATGAAAAATTTGGAAGCCAGGCACCTTCTCCGTCCTACCATGGCCGAAATCAAAAGGACCGGTGATGCTTCTGCGCAACGAAGCGGCAGGAATGTTGAGATATTCAGGGCGCGAGAGGACGTTGATTACGTGATCTGCATTTTCAGGCTGGTCACAGTAGGTGCACGCTTCGATTAAAGATGCAATAAGTGCAAGGTGTTCAGTGGCGCGATCCGCGGCAAAGCGGCTGCGGACCATCAAAACTTTTTCGGGATGATTCGGAGCCAGTCCAACACTGGTGTCAGCGCACCAGCCGATCCGGTTTTGCACGGCGATTGAGTTCCAGGGTTCACCAACACAATAGCCATCCAGATTGCCTGCTTTCAGGTTGGCGAACATCTGCGGTGGGGGGACGACCACAATCTGAACATCCTTTTGCGGGTCGATGCCACTGGAACTCAACCAATGGCGTAACAGAAAATTATGACTGGAGAAAGGGAAGGGAATGCCAAAGGTGAATACCTTCCTGCCGCGCAGACGGGTCATGACTTCACGCAAGCTCTTTGCGTCACGTACGCCGTTTTCCCAAAGTTCACGAGATAAGGTGATGGCGTTGCCGTTCAATCCCAATACCAGACCAGTGACACATTCACAGGCTACGGAACCGAGGCCCAAGGTTGCGGCAAACGGCATTCCGGCGAGGGCGTGGGCGGCGTCCAATTCACCGTGAATTATCTTGTCGCGAATGGTGGCCCAGCCCAATTCGCGCCTTAAGTGCACTTCCAAATTGTATTTGGAGAACAGGCCCAACTCCCTGGCAATGGCGAGCGGTGCACAATCCGTCAAAGGTACGAAGCCGACCTGCAAACTCTGCGGATTTTCCAGCGAACGACCTGTATGAATGTTTCTGCTCATGCAACCATACTGACTGCCAACTAAAAAGAGCAGAGCTTTTGATATGCCAAATCTGAAATCTGGCGCGATGAATGCTGTGCATTGTTTTGATGATTGGAATGAAAATTATTCATTGATGAACAATCCACTTGATACCAGACAACTCAGAGCATTCGTAATGCTGGCAAAAACGGCGAGTTTCACATTGGCTGCAAAAGAATTGAATCTCTCACAGTCCGCAGTAAGCCATTCCATGAAGGCATTGGAAACCGATGTGGGGTGTCGCCTTTTGGACAGGATGGGCAAAAAGGTTTTGCTTACGCAGGCGGGAGAACAGTTGTTGCATCACGCGGAAAAAATAATGCAGGAGATGTCGATTACGCGTGCATCCCTGGAACAATTGGGGAAGTGGGGCAAAGGACGATTACGCATCGGCACCAGCGCCACCGCCTGCCAATATATCCTGCCAGCTGTGTTGCGGGAATTTAAGGAAAGTTTTCCGCAGTATGC
This genomic window from Pedosphaera parvula Ellin514 contains:
- a CDS encoding CmpA/NrtA family ABC transporter substrate-binding protein, giving the protein MSRNIHTGRSLENPQSLQVGFVPLTDCAPLAIARELGLFSKYNLEVHLRRELGWATIRDKIIHGELDAAHALAGMPFAATLGLGSVACECVTGLVLGLNGNAITLSRELWENGVRDAKSLREVMTRLRGRKVFTFGIPFPFSSHNFLLRHWLSSSGIDPQKDVQIVVVPPPQMFANLKAGNLDGYCVGEPWNSIAVQNRIGWCADTSVGLAPNHPEKVLMVRSRFAADRATEHLALIASLIEACTYCDQPENADHVINVLSRPEYLNIPAASLRRSITGPFDFGHGRTEKVPGFQIFHRDGANEPSAEKAGWVLKTMHQTGVIPNRSLIPSASIPKVFRSDIYQKARNLITSVTNHEDKSKAENHTIA